The stretch of DNA GAACTGGCGGAGCGATATTCGGACAGGCGGGCAGGGGAGGGCGTTTAAACGTCCTTGGTTGGCGGCGGCGCGTTGATTATCATTTCGACATAATCGAGATGTTCGCGGGCCTGGTCCGCCGTGATGCCAAGGCGCTGCGCGATTTGCTCAAACGTCATCTCGTATTTGTTATGAAGCTGAAAGACCCTCTGCGCGACATAGGACATCTGCCAGGTGAGTTCCGTTTCGTCGGCTGTCATCTTGGCCAATGGCGCGGGCATCGCGGCGTCGATCGCCTCTACAAGATGTTCCACCGATTTCGCGCTATTTCCATCGAGCGTCCGCAAGATCGCGAGGGCGCGTTCCATGTAATCGAGTGCGGTAGCGCGCGAAGCGGGCACGCCTGCGACATTCCCCGTCATCCGATTTTCTCCCGTTCAGGACGCGCGGCGATTACAGTAATTCCGCCACCCTGTTCACAACTTCGTCGATCCGCCAGGGCTTCGCGAGGAAGCCGACACCCTGCGGCAAAGCCGCCTCGCTGGGGAACACCCGGCCCGAGCTGACAAGAATGGCGATCTCCGGCCATTGCTCGCGGATCGCGGCGGCCAGGGCGACGCCGTTCATGTTCCCCGGCATTTCAATATCGGTGAGGACCGCGCGAATGTCGTTGCGGGTTTCGAGGATCGACAGCGCGCCCAGCGCGTCGCCCGCCTCGCAAACGCAGTAGCCCGCATCTGCGAAGATTTCGGCCGCCATCATCCGCACAAGCGGTTCGTCCTCGACAACCAGCACCGTGACACTGCACTCCATGCGCGTCTCCTTGTTGGTGTGAGGGCGGAGCCGGGGTCGCGCGCTCCGCCCTCTTTCCATCGCCATTCCCCCACAGACGCCGATGGAAATCCCTGTTTCACGCCGATCCGCTACCCTTTGTCCCTTCGATACTCCGCCACATCGCGCAAGGTTGCGGCCCAATAGGCGAGGGCCAGGCCCTCGTCCTCATTCTCGTTCTTGCTGACCGTGGCATATATGCCCAGCGCCTGCGCGAAATCGTCCGTGGTCGCGATGCCGCTCTTTTCCAGAAGCGCGCTCACAACCGCCAGCGCCCCGCCGATCGCCTTCACCAGCGCGGGATCGAGCGACGTCGCCCGCTCCTGCGCGCGCCGATCGGGATCGGCAGCATCATCGGCGCGCAAGGCAGTCAGGCGCGCGGCAATGTCATGCGCCTGTTGAAGATAGATCGCGGCGGCATCCTCTCCGGCGCGGTCGAGCAAATCGAGCGCCTCGGCCATCAACGCGACCGCGCGACCGCGCAGGGCGGTCTTGTCCGTCATGCAGGCTGCTCGCGAAGCGGGCCGCTCGCCCGCTCGCGCCCGTCGCGCTGGGGCTGGTCCGCCCAAGTGATTTCACAGGCGTTCTTGCCGGCCCGCTTCGCCACGAACATCGCCTGATCGGCCGCGTGCATGAGCGCAGCCGGATCGCGCGGGACGTGCGGCGGAATGACTAGCGCGCCCATGCTGCACGTCACCGGATGCTCGCCCGCAGCCAGCACGGCCGACACACGCGAATGAAGCGTGCGCGCGAACATCTCGCCGGCGTCCGCTGGATGCACGCGGAGCAACACCGCGAACTCGTCGCCACCGATCCGCCCGAAAGCATCCTCGCGCCTGATGCTGCCCGCCGCCCCGCGCGCAAAGGTCCGTAGCACGGCGTCGCCAGCGGCATGGCCGTGGGCGCTGTTGACGCCCTTGAAATCGTCAAGATCGAAGATCGCCAGCAACAGCGTCTCGCTGGCCCTGCTGGCGACGGTAAGCGCCTCTGAAAACCGCTCGTTGAACGTCTCGCCGTTCAGCGCGCCGGTCTTGCGGTCGCGCAGCGCGAGATGCCGTTGGCGGTCAAACGATCGGCGGAAGCTCACGATCATTGCGGCGACAAAGAGATAGGTCGCGACCCGCACGCTGGTTCGGACTACCAGCGAGGCCGAGACCCCGCCATCGTCCAGATGCGGAACGATGGCGAGGATCGCGGTAAGCAAAGCAACAAAATACGCAGCACGTTCGCCCAGCGCCCATGCGGCGGCGCATATGATCGGAATGTAGAGCGGAGCCAGGCCAGCGCCGGGATAGGCGTGGTTCGCCCATGAAAGGGCGGTGACGGCAACGAGGATCGCGAACCAGGCATGTTCGCGCGGCAGGGATTCCAGACGTTCGGCCAATCGACCGACAGGGAGATGACTGTTCACGCGCTTCCTACCCCTACCGCAAAGCTCCATCCACACTCGCCGGCGACGGCCGATCGGACAGCCGACTGCACGCCACCAAATCGGAAGCGTGCAGCCGGCAGCAACCGGCCATTGGAAACCTGATGTAAGTCAGGCGCGAACACCTTTGGGCCAAGGGCCTTGGACATGCGTGTCCGCTGCCCGGTCGCTGAAGCTCGTCTTACATTGAGAGGTTTCCACGCCTCTGCCCCCCTCTCGGCGGGCGCGTGTCGTTTAGAGGAAAAGCATTAAGAATTGCAAATAAAGTGCAGTTCCGCACGCTCGCGGGACTGTTCTCCGCCAAGTCGTTTAAACGATCTCACCGACGCCGATCGGCGCTGGGGTGGTTCCATAATTGATACACCGGCAGCAGCGGTGATGCAGGAACTGATACGCCTCCTTATTGCAATTCGTTCGCAATAATATTGCCTGAAGGCCGGTCCTGCGCTATGTGGCCGGCATGACAGAGGATGGGTTCTTGTGCGCGAAATTGCGCGACAATCTGCGCTTCTACGAGGATCGCGCGCGCCAGGAGCGGGCGGCGGCCGAGTCGACGAACAAGCCCGAAGCGGCATCCGCGCATCGGCTGCTGGCGATCCAGTATGAGGCCGACGCCCGCGAGCTGCGGGCGGAACTGGTGATGACGGGCGCACCGTGACGCTCATCGCTCTGGATTTCGAGGCGTCCTGCCTGCCCCGTCATGGGCGATCCTATCCCATAGAGATCGGGATTGCCGATGAGCATGGCCTGATCCGCTCCTGGCTCATCCGACCTCCCGATGCCTGGGCGGGCTGGGGCTGGACGCAGGAGGCCGAACGCCTGCACGGCATCTCCAAGGAACAGCTCGCCCGCGACGGCCTGCCCCCGGCGCGGGTCGTCGCGGAGCTGGAACCCTATGTGCGAGGCGCGCGCGTCATCGCCGATTCCCATTTCGACGCGCCGTGGCTGATGACGCTTTCGGCACTGGCGGCCAAGCAGCCGCCCTGCGCCATCGGTCATGTCGCGGACCTGCTCGAAGAGATGGGCGCGGCCTATGAGCATGTCGAGGCGGCATTGCGCCAGCTCGATCGCCAGCCCTTTCGCCGGCACCGCGCCGTCGAAGATGCCCGCTTCATCATCGCGCTCGTGCGCGAAGTGCGGGGCCAGGTTGAAAAGACGCGGGAAAGCCAGCCCGTCTTTGACTGGCGGCGCGCGCCGCCGATCGCGCGCCCTTCCGTCTATCGACCGTCGAATGTGGGGAGTGTCCGGTGAAGCCGATCAAAGACAGCAAGCGTCGCGAAGAGATGACCCAGGAAGCCCTCGCGCTGGCCGAGAAGGCGATGAAATTGTTTGACAAGGTCGGCCAGGACATTGCCGCCACCCACTGTCAGGCAGCGATCGAAACCGTCGAGTGCGGCCATATTGCCCGACTACAGACAGAGCATGTTCCGCGCGATAGCTGAACAGACCGGGCGGCGCGATCGTCACTCGCGGAATAGGTCCACCACATGACAGCCCAGCGCGCCCGCTATCGAATCCAACAGTTCCAACGTGGGGTTGCCGCGTCCGTTTTCTATGCGCGACAGATACGACGCGGCAACGCCCGATCGCTCCGATAATTCTACCTGCGACATTGCGAGTTGCACGCGGCGCTCGCGGCAATTTCGACCGACAAGCATCTGGCATTCCTCTGCCCCGGCAATAGCTGGCTGGTTCATGATTTTTGTCCGCTATCCGCTTTGACCTCAATCGTGCAGCGCACCGGCTTTGCCGCCTTTGCCGCCTGCTCACGGCATTTCTGCACCGTCTCGCGATTGGCATCCGTCAGCGGCGAAGCCGCGACGATCAGCGCCCAGCTCTCCGGATCGGCCGCCTGCATCAACCGCTGCCCCGCCCCCCACGGTCCCGGTTCATTCAGAACGCGGGTCGCCATGCGCTCGGGCCAGCGCCAGCTATCGGGGGTCGCCCGCGCGAGCGGGCCGGCAAGGAAGGCATAGAGCAACAGCCCTAGCACCACGCTGCAAGCGCCGACGACATACAGCCAGCGATTTTGCTCGTCGCCGCGCCGCGCCGACGCGAGCCGATTGCCGATCTCGCGCGCGGCCTGGTCCAGCGCCGTGCGCGCCTCGGTGATAAGGCGCTGATCCTCGCGCCGCGCATTCGTGGCGGCGCTGGCGATCTCGCCCGCCATATGCGCCGGGTCCATCGACAAGGCGGGGCTTTTCCGCATCGCCGCGACCTGCTGGGCCAGCACGCCCAATATTTCCTGCGTCTTGGTGAGCGTCGGCTGATAGTCGGGTATCTCGATATTCTCGCGCGCAGCGGTCAGTCCTTCGACCGCAAGGCGCAGCAACGACACTTCGCCGCGCAGCTTCTCGAACGCCCGCGCCGGATCGTCCGCGTCGTCCAGACCATCACCCTCGCCCATTATCGTTTCTCCTTACCGGCTAAGGCCACGATCGCGGCCAATTCCAAGTTCGTGCGTCAACTGGTGGCCAAGGTCGCGCCCGCGCCCCATGCCCATCTCAAGCCCCAGCTCGCGCTCACGGCCGCGCAGGATCGATTCCACCTGGGGGTCACGCTCAAGGCTTTTCGCCATGCCCGCCATCTCCTTGCCCGCCTTCTCCCGGCCCGTCATGTCCCCGGCACGATAAAGCCGGTCGCGATCCTGGGAGAGCTGTTGCCAGCGTTCCACGAACCGATCGGCGCGCAAGTTCGGATCGGCCCGCACCTTGGCCTCATGCGCCATCGCATCCATCATCGGGCCGCTGCGCCCCGCCGCCGCCTCATGGAGCAAGCCGGGTTCGCGCTGGAACGCCGATGCCATATCGCGCGAGGCCCCCGCCCTGATCTGGTCCAGCGCCTCGGTCGCGCGCTCGAGCGCGACCTTCTGATGCTCCAATACCGGCCCGCCCGACGCGCGGGCCTGCAACACCGCCTCGGCCGAACGCGAGGCCCGCTCGACCGCGCGCCGGAAATCATGGGTATGGCCCTGCTCGGCACGCGCCGGGGCTTCCTTCGCCGGCGTCGGCGTGCGCGACGACAGTTTCAGCCCATCGAACATGCCGCGCTTGGGGGCCGCCTTTTCCTTCGCGCCCTGCGCTGGCTCGGCCACCTTCGCCGGCTCGGCCGACAGCTTCAAGCCGTCGAACATGCCGCGCCGCGGCTGTCGCTCGGCCGCGGCCTTCGCATCCCCTGCGCCGCGGCCGCTGGCTTCATGGGGGCCGATCTCGCGCGGGCGTGGATCTTCGCCCATCTGGCGCATGGTGCCAGCACGCGGGCCTAGAAGCTCCACGCCCTTGCGCTCGGGCGCATCCGGCAATCGGATCTCGCCCGACAGGCCGCGCCGATCGGCGAACGATTGCGCCTCGCCGTCGCGGTCCCGATACATGGGATAATCCGACGCCATATCCTTCGTCCGCTCGCGCGACAGCGTGCGGACAAGCCGCCGATCGTCGGCGAAGTCGTCGCGGCCGTAATGGAGCTGGACGCCCTCACGGTGCCGCGACAGCGCCACATAGGCCGCATGGCGGTCCATGCCGGGGGTGGCGAGGACATGCCCCTGATCGACCGTCACGCCCTGCGATTTGTGGATGGTCGCGGCATAGCCATGATCGACATGGGCATAATCTTTCAGGTCGAACGCGACCGATCGGCCATCGTCGAGGCGAACGGCCATGCTGTCGGGCGACACGCGCTCGACCTTGCCCAGCGTGCCGTTCTTCACGCCTAGCCCTCGCTCGTTCTTGAGGAACATGATGCGGTCGCCGGTCGCGAACTCGCGCGCGCCCCGCTCGGCCGAAATCCGCACGTCCTGCCCCAGCTCGCCGGCGTCGCGCAGACGATCGCGCGCGGCCAGGTTCAGCTCGCGGACCTCGGCATTGGTGTGGGTGAGGATGATCCGCGTCTTGTCGGGATCGGCAAGCCGCTGTGCGTCCCATGTGTCGATCAGCTCGGCGCGGGCCGCCTCGCGCGTCTCGGCCGCGTGGACCATGCCGTGATCGGCATAGGCATGGATCGCCTCGCCGGTCCTGCCCGTCGCCAGCGCCCGCGTGGCGTCCTTCTGCCAGTCCTCATGCTGCCGGCGAACCTCGTTGATCTCGGCCGCGCCGTGGCGCTCGGCAAGGGACCGGAACGCAGCGCCGGCCTCGATCGCCTGCAACTGCTCCGCGTCGCCGACTAGAACGACCTTCGCGCCCGCCCTCTCGGCCTCGGACAATACGCGCTCCATCTGGCGCGTGCCGATCATGCCGGCCTCGTCGATCACCAGCACGTCGCGCGGGCCTAGTAGCTCGCGGCCCTGATCCCACTGATATTCCATGCTCGCGATCGTGCGCGACTGAATGCCGGAGCCGCCCTCCAAGCCCTCGGCCGCGATGCCGGACAGGGCCGCGCCGCGCACCTGATAGCCGGTGCGCTCCCATTCGTCGCGGGCGACTCCCAGCATGGCCGATTTGCCGGTGCCGGCATAGCCGACCACGATGGCAATATCCTTCTCGCCGGTTATATGCGCCAGCGCGGCTTCCTGCTGGCTCCCCAGCTTAAGGCCCTCACTCCCGGCGGCATCAGCCCCCCTTGAAAGCGATGCCGTCGGGAGACCATGCCCCGCCTTGCCGGCAAGCCGATCGCCGGCGCGCTCCAACCGCTGCTCGATGTCGATCATGTCGCGGGAGGTAAAGCGGTCCTCGCCGCGCCCGTTCTTGCCCAGCGCCACCAGCTCGGGCGAGGTCCGCACCGCGCTCATCACCTGGTCGAACTGATCCTTGCCGTCGCTGTGGCGGAACGCGAACTGCGCGAGGTCGCGCCGCGTGAACGTCGCCTGCTGGCGCGTGATCGCGTCCAATGCGATCTCGGGCCGCGCAATGATCTTCTCGCCATTCTCGCGCGCGATCCGGGCATGATCTTCGACCCGTTCCGCCTCAAGCCCCTGTTCGGGCATACGCGATGCAGCCGGCCCGATCTTGTGTTGCGGCTCAAGGTCGATGCCCTGCGCCGCCAACGTGCGATGGTCGATCCGCGCGTCAATATCCAGCTCGGCAAGCCGCTGGTTCACATGGTCCGCCCACGCCTCGCGCCACTCCTTCAGGAGCGCCGTGCTGTTCCACTCGACAACCTTCTTGCCGAAGCCGTCCGGACTGATTTCGCGCATCGACAGCATGACATGGGCGTGCGGCTTGGGTTGCCCGTCCTTGCCCATGTCCCAATGCACATTGAGGTCGGCCACCATGCCGCGTTCGACGAACTGCTTTTCGACGAACTCGCGCGCGAGCTGGACGCCTTGCTGCTGGTTCAGCTCGCGCGGAATCGAGAACTCGACTTCGCGGGCAAGTTGTGCGTCCTTGCGCTTCTCGCCGGCCTCCACCTCGTTCCACAAGGTCGCGCGATCGTTTAAACGCTCCGGCGCACCTTCGGGCAGCATGATTTCCGAATGGACGACACCGGCCTTGTTCGAGAAATCATGGTCGCGCCCGAGTCGGTCATCGTGCAGCCGTTCCGCTGCGCGATAGGCCGCGCTGGCAACGGCGCTCGATCCACTGGAGCGGCCGATGACTTTCGCGGAGAAATGATAGATCGCCATGACGACACGAAACTTACCTTTCTTAGCGCAGGTCGGCAACGACCTATAAGCGCGCACTCACCACTCACTGCCGTTCGCGTGATTGACTTCGCCGCATTTCTGTTCGGAACCGCTGTCCTGCCAGCGCGATCGTGCTACTGTGCGGCTTCTGTTCGACGGGCGCGAGGGAGAGAATGATGCGGAAGACGCGCGACTATGACGCCGAATTGCGGGCACTGAGCGACAAGGCCAAGTCTATCAAGGCGAAGAAGGTCGAGCAACTTGGGCTACTGGTGACGGGGACCGGGGCCGATGCGCTCGATCTCGACACGCTCGCCGGTGCGCTGCTCGCCGCCGTGGAATCGGCTGACGCGGAGGAAAGGGAGGCGTGGCGCTCGCGGGGCGCGGCCTTCTTTCAAGGACGCGGGCGCAAGGCTGGGCGACGCTCTGGCGGCAACGGCGAAGGCGGAAACCCGACTGGCGCAGGCGAGGCATAGGGTTGAAGCCGCCGCGCGCCGCACCGATACGAGGGGATGGGTCGTGCAGCGCCGCGAACGCACCCGCCATCTCATAGAGCTGGGCGGCCTCGTCCAGAAGGCCGGCCTCGTCGAACTGACCGACGACGATCGCGCAACGCTCTATGGCGCGATGCTCGATTTGGCCGCTCGCGCGCGCGATGATGGCAACGCTCTCGCGCTCTGGAGGCGGCGCGGCAAACGGGCCTTCGACGCGGAAGCCGAAGGACAGGACAACGCGGAAGGAAACGCCCATGACTGACACGTCGCGCCTCTCCTGGCAGCTCCTGATGGTGGGACCGGGAATCGACCGCATCACCCCCGACATTCAGGACAAGCTCGCCTCGCTGCTCGATCTGCTTCCCGCCACCGCGACCATCAATGTCCAGACCGATGCCGGCTATGTCA from Sphingobium yanoikuyae encodes:
- a CDS encoding 3'-5' exonuclease — encoded protein: MTLIALDFEASCLPRHGRSYPIEIGIADEHGLIRSWLIRPPDAWAGWGWTQEAERLHGISKEQLARDGLPPARVVAELEPYVRGARVIADSHFDAPWLMTLSALAAKQPPCAIGHVADLLEEMGAAYEHVEAALRQLDRQPFRRHRAVEDARFIIALVREVRGQVEKTRESQPVFDWRRAPPIARPSVYRPSNVGSVR
- a CDS encoding conjugal transfer protein TraD, with protein sequence MQRRERTRHLIELGGLVQKAGLVELTDDDRATLYGAMLDLAARARDDGNALALWRRRGKRAFDAEAEGQDNAEGNAHD
- a CDS encoding GGDEF domain-containing protein, producing the protein MAERLESLPREHAWFAILVAVTALSWANHAYPGAGLAPLYIPIICAAAWALGERAAYFVALLTAILAIVPHLDDGGVSASLVVRTSVRVATYLFVAAMIVSFRRSFDRQRHLALRDRKTGALNGETFNERFSEALTVASRASETLLLAIFDLDDFKGVNSAHGHAAGDAVLRTFARGAAGSIRREDAFGRIGGDEFAVLLRVHPADAGEMFARTLHSRVSAVLAAGEHPVTCSMGALVIPPHVPRDPAALMHAADQAMFVAKRAGKNACEITWADQPQRDGRERASGPLREQPA
- a CDS encoding conjugal transfer protein TraD, whose amino-acid sequence is MRKTRDYDAELRALSDKAKSIKAKKVEQLGLLVTGTGADALDLDTLAGALLAAVESADAEEREAWRSRGAAFFQGRGRKAGRRSGGNGEGGNPTGAGEA
- a CDS encoding DUF6118 family protein, encoding MGEGDGLDDADDPARAFEKLRGEVSLLRLAVEGLTAARENIEIPDYQPTLTKTQEILGVLAQQVAAMRKSPALSMDPAHMAGEIASAATNARREDQRLITEARTALDQAAREIGNRLASARRGDEQNRWLYVVGACSVVLGLLLYAFLAGPLARATPDSWRWPERMATRVLNEPGPWGAGQRLMQAADPESWALIVAASPLTDANRETVQKCREQAAKAAKPVRCTIEVKADSGQKS
- the traA gene encoding Ti-type conjugative transfer relaxase TraA → MAIYHFSAKVIGRSSGSSAVASAAYRAAERLHDDRLGRDHDFSNKAGVVHSEIMLPEGAPERLNDRATLWNEVEAGEKRKDAQLAREVEFSIPRELNQQQGVQLAREFVEKQFVERGMVADLNVHWDMGKDGQPKPHAHVMLSMREISPDGFGKKVVEWNSTALLKEWREAWADHVNQRLAELDIDARIDHRTLAAQGIDLEPQHKIGPAASRMPEQGLEAERVEDHARIARENGEKIIARPEIALDAITRQQATFTRRDLAQFAFRHSDGKDQFDQVMSAVRTSPELVALGKNGRGEDRFTSRDMIDIEQRLERAGDRLAGKAGHGLPTASLSRGADAAGSEGLKLGSQQEAALAHITGEKDIAIVVGYAGTGKSAMLGVARDEWERTGYQVRGAALSGIAAEGLEGGSGIQSRTIASMEYQWDQGRELLGPRDVLVIDEAGMIGTRQMERVLSEAERAGAKVVLVGDAEQLQAIEAGAAFRSLAERHGAAEINEVRRQHEDWQKDATRALATGRTGEAIHAYADHGMVHAAETREAARAELIDTWDAQRLADPDKTRIILTHTNAEVRELNLAARDRLRDAGELGQDVRISAERGAREFATGDRIMFLKNERGLGVKNGTLGKVERVSPDSMAVRLDDGRSVAFDLKDYAHVDHGYAATIHKSQGVTVDQGHVLATPGMDRHAAYVALSRHREGVQLHYGRDDFADDRRLVRTLSRERTKDMASDYPMYRDRDGEAQSFADRRGLSGEIRLPDAPERKGVELLGPRAGTMRQMGEDPRPREIGPHEASGRGAGDAKAAAERQPRRGMFDGLKLSAEPAKVAEPAQGAKEKAAPKRGMFDGLKLSSRTPTPAKEAPARAEQGHTHDFRRAVERASRSAEAVLQARASGGPVLEHQKVALERATEALDQIRAGASRDMASAFQREPGLLHEAAAGRSGPMMDAMAHEAKVRADPNLRADRFVERWQQLSQDRDRLYRAGDMTGREKAGKEMAGMAKSLERDPQVESILRGRERELGLEMGMGRGRDLGHQLTHELGIGRDRGLSR
- a CDS encoding helix-turn-helix domain-containing protein, coding for MNQPAIAGAEECQMLVGRNCRERRVQLAMSQVELSERSGVAASYLSRIENGRGNPTLELLDSIAGALGCHVVDLFRE
- a CDS encoding response regulator, coding for MLVVEDEPLVRMMAAEIFADAGYCVCEAGDALGALSILETRNDIRAVLTDIEMPGNMNGVALAAAIREQWPEIAILVSSGRVFPSEAALPQGVGFLAKPWRIDEVVNRVAELL